Proteins encoded within one genomic window of Mesobacillus subterraneus:
- a CDS encoding 1,2-dihydroxy-3-keto-5-methylthiopentene dioxygenase, with translation MAFIVKQNTQERIVDEQQVEAFLSAQEVIYEKWHIHKLPAHLQGKFLLSDEDKQQILEAFKVEIEDISARRGYKAQDVISLSDNTPNLDQLLANFKQEHHHTDDEVRFIVSGHGVFVIQGKDGEFFEVFLNPGDLISVPENTRHYFTLQEDRQVVAVRIFVTTEGWVPIYGEEKVSQ, from the coding sequence ATGGCATTTATCGTAAAACAAAACACACAGGAAAGAATCGTTGATGAACAGCAGGTAGAGGCATTTCTGAGCGCACAGGAAGTTATCTATGAAAAGTGGCACATCCATAAGCTTCCAGCTCATCTTCAGGGAAAATTCTTGTTATCAGATGAAGATAAGCAGCAAATCCTTGAAGCTTTCAAAGTGGAGATTGAAGATATTTCTGCGCGCAGAGGCTACAAAGCTCAGGACGTCATTTCACTGTCTGACAATACACCGAATCTTGACCAGCTGCTTGCGAATTTCAAGCAGGAACACCACCACACAGATGATGAGGTAAGATTCATCGTCAGCGGCCATGGTGTGTTTGTCATCCAAGGAAAGGACGGAGAATTTTTTGAGGTTTTCCTGAATCCGGGAGACTTAATTTCTGTACCTGAAAATACACGTCATTATTTCACGCTTCAGGAAGATCGCCAGGTAGTTGCGGTAAGGATTTTTGTGACAACTGAAGGCTGGGTTCCAATTTACGGAGAGGAAAAAGTCAGCCAGTAA
- a CDS encoding methylthioribulose 1-phosphate dehydratase — protein MSYLETKWEELGDVKAELAERDWFMGTSGNLAIKVNSDPVQFLVTSSGKDKRKRTDEEFLLVDQFGRPVEETHLKPSAETLLHVEVYNKTSAGCSLHVHTIDNNVISEVYGDRGEVQFQGQELIKAFNIWEEDAVLKIPIIPNYSHIPTLAKAFTEHVKGDTGAVLIRNHGITVWGRNAFEAKKILEATEFLFRYQLRLLEHKPFQLFKVV, from the coding sequence ATGAGTTATTTAGAAACCAAATGGGAAGAATTGGGCGACGTGAAGGCTGAACTGGCTGAACGTGATTGGTTTATGGGAACGAGTGGAAACCTTGCGATTAAAGTGAACAGCGACCCAGTGCAATTCCTTGTGACTTCAAGCGGAAAAGATAAGCGGAAACGTACTGATGAAGAATTTTTACTTGTTGACCAATTTGGTCGTCCGGTGGAGGAAACACATTTGAAGCCTTCTGCGGAAACTCTGCTTCATGTTGAGGTATACAATAAGACAAGCGCTGGATGCAGTCTTCATGTCCATACAATTGATAACAATGTCATCTCCGAGGTCTATGGAGACAGGGGCGAGGTGCAATTCCAGGGTCAGGAATTAATTAAAGCTTTCAATATTTGGGAGGAAGATGCTGTCCTCAAAATTCCCATTATTCCGAATTACTCACATATTCCAACCCTTGCTAAAGCATTCACAGAGCATGTAAAAGGAGACACTGGGGCAGTATTGATTCGTAACCATGGCATCACAGTCTGGGGAAGGAACGCCTTTGAAGCTAAAAAAATTCTCGAAGCTACTGAGTTTTTATTCCGTTACCAGTTAAGATTACTCGAGCACAAACCATTCCAATTGTTCAAGGTTGTTTAA
- a CDS encoding 2-hydroxy-3-keto-5-methylthiopentenyl-1-phosphate phosphatase: MTHPVIFCDFDGTVTEKDNIIAIMNQFGPEGWDDIKESVLDRTISIREGVGKMFSLLPVTLLEEIIDFAVKNARIRSGFQEFLDYASEEGIPVYIVSGGIDFFIEPIIQQFGPIAGIYCNGSDFSGKTIKIEWPNSCDEQCSNDCGCCKPSIMRKLEKSGSYKIVIGDSVTDLEAAKQADFVLARDYLKDKCEEWEVAHTSFETFYDCIEALKIKTGVKG; this comes from the coding sequence ATGACCCATCCAGTCATTTTTTGTGACTTCGACGGAACCGTAACCGAAAAGGACAATATCATCGCGATCATGAATCAATTTGGCCCTGAAGGATGGGACGATATAAAAGAATCAGTCCTTGATCGAACGATTTCGATCAGGGAAGGTGTAGGGAAAATGTTTTCCCTCCTTCCGGTCACCTTGCTGGAAGAAATCATCGATTTTGCCGTCAAAAATGCTAGGATTCGCTCCGGTTTTCAGGAATTCCTCGATTATGCCAGCGAAGAAGGAATCCCTGTATATATCGTAAGCGGAGGAATTGATTTTTTCATAGAACCTATCATTCAACAATTTGGCCCAATTGCTGGCATTTACTGTAATGGTTCTGATTTTTCAGGAAAAACAATCAAAATTGAATGGCCGAACAGCTGCGATGAACAATGTTCAAATGATTGCGGATGCTGTAAGCCATCAATTATGAGGAAGCTCGAAAAAAGCGGATCTTATAAAATCGTCATCGGTGATTCGGTGACCGATCTTGAAGCCGCAAAACAGGCAGATTTCGTATTAGCCAGAGATTACTTAAAAGATAAATGTGAAGAATGGGAAGTTGCACATACATCTTTTGAAACGTTTTATGACTGTATTGAAGCTTTAAAAATTAAGACAGGGGTGAAAGGATGA
- a CDS encoding aspartyl-phosphate phosphatase Spo0E family protein, protein MYQSKNALLKEIDRARELMVAVAMESGYTSEETIYRSQELDRLIYEYQTLCKETEIQRQKGKVLFRQMILMTKKQYILAHA, encoded by the coding sequence GTGTATCAATCGAAAAATGCTTTGTTAAAAGAAATTGATCGTGCCAGGGAATTGATGGTGGCTGTTGCAATGGAATCTGGATATACAAGTGAGGAAACAATCTATCGAAGCCAGGAACTAGATCGTTTAATTTATGAATATCAAACTTTATGCAAAGAGACGGAAATACAGCGGCAAAAAGGAAAAGTTTTGTTCAGGCAAATGATTCTGATGACAAAGAAACAATATATTTTAGCTCATGCATAA